The following is a genomic window from Thiovulum sp. ES.
GTGAATTTTCGCTACAACATAAAATACAGAATGAGATGAGAAATATCAATTTTTTAAAAGAGGTTGATGAAGATTTAAAATTTGAGATTTTAAAAAAAGGTCGAGAGTTTAAACATAGACAAAAGAGACCAGAACCTCATCATAATCATTTTGACAAGAGAGATTTTGAAAAGACGATACCGATTATTTTTAGAAAGAGAGTCTATTTTATAGAGGATTTCAAGATTTATGAAAGCACAATTTCGGTTTCAAAAAACTTTCTGCCGTCATATTTTGGTTTTGGTCTTTTTCTGTTTCTTGTAATTTTCCATTTCACCTTAATTAAAAGTTTAAAACCACTAAAAAGTTTGGAAAACTCGATTCGGGATTTTGGAAATGGAAATTTAAATGTAAAAATAGAGAGTAAAAATAACGATGAGGTCGGACGAATTGCACGAGAATTTTCAAAATCCGCACACAAAATCAGAGAACTTGAGCAGAGTCGCGAACTCTTTTTACGAAATATTATCCACGAATTGAAAACTCCAATTACAAAAGGCAAACTTGCTCTTGCTCTTTTCCAAAATGAGAAAGGTAGTGATATTTTAAATCGTGCTTTTGATCGTCTTGATTCTCTAATTAATGAGATGGCAAATGTTGAGAAATTGACTTCAAAACGGGAGATCTGTTTTCAACCTCATCGGCTCTCAACAATTTTAGAAGAGTCTATTAAACTTGGATTTTTACAAAAAGATAGAATTGATATTTCAGGATTTAAAGACGACCTTTTTGAAATCGATCTAAATCTATTCTCAATCGCTTTTAAGAATTTGATTGATAATGGAATTAAATATTCTGAAAATAAAAAAGTAGAGTTTAAATATGAAAACAGAGAAGTCTTTTTCTCCTCTGTTGGCGAAAAATTAGAAAAAGATTTTCACGAATATACAAAACCTTTTAATCATTCTCAAATCACTTCACAACGGGGTTTTGGGCTTGGTTTGTATATTACAAATGAGATTTTAAAGAGACACGGATTTAAACTAAATTACACATATATTAACAATAAAAATATTTTTAAAATTAGTGAAACAAATATATAAAAACATGAAGATTTCAACAAAATTTAAAAGCATTTATGGTATTGTTTCGTTTCAAACTTTATAAAAGGTAGATAATGGCAACTGTTGTTCGACTTACTAGATTGGGTAGAAAAAAGAAACCAGTTTATAGAATTGTAGCTACTG
Proteins encoded in this region:
- a CDS encoding signal transduction histidine kinase (PFAM: HAMP domain; Histidine kinase-, DNA gyrase B-, and HSP90-like ATPase) produces the protein MLATNLLKRDSIIWRINFIFIISVFILIFSTVMAQIHFWKESEFSLQHKIQNEMRNINFLKEVDEDLKFEILKKGREFKHRQKRPEPHHNHFDKRDFEKTIPIIFRKRVYFIEDFKIYESTISVSKNFLPSYFGFGLFLFLVIFHFTLIKSLKPLKSLENSIRDFGNGNLNVKIESKNNDEVGRIAREFSKSAHKIRELEQSRELFLRNIIHELKTPITKGKLALALFQNEKGSDILNRAFDRLDSLINEMANVEKLTSKREICFQPHRLSTILEESIKLGFLQKDRIDISGFKDDLFEIDLNLFSIAFKNLIDNGIKYSENKKVEFKYENREVFFSSVGEKLEKDFHEYTKPFNHSQITSQRGFGLGLYITNEILKRHGFKLNYTYINNKNIFKISETNI